In one Silene latifolia isolate original U9 population chromosome 10, ASM4854445v1, whole genome shotgun sequence genomic region, the following are encoded:
- the LOC141607478 gene encoding uncharacterized protein LOC141607478 produces MTVQMADRSLSRRLGVLEDVSVRIGKLLIPVDFIVLDIPEDSYTPIILGRPFLHTAHAIIDVGAKTLTFQVGGEDLTFTQSSVRRAPMQVMPCNAIPSIDPDKDL; encoded by the coding sequence atgaccgttcagatggccgatCGTTCATTATCACGGCgtttaggagtcttagaggacgtTTCAGTCAGGATCGGGAAACTCTTGATTCCCGTCGATTTCATagtcttagacatacccgaagatTCATACACtcccatcattttgggaagaccatttttgcaTACTGCTCATGCAATAATAGATGTCGGGGCTAAGACTCTAACCTTTCAGGTGGGTGGGGAGGATTTGACTTTCACCCAGTCCAGTGTTCGCAGGGCGCCTATGCAAGTCATGCCATGCAATGCTATTCCCTCTATTGACCCCGACAAGGATCTTTAG